One genomic region from Clarias gariepinus isolate MV-2021 ecotype Netherlands chromosome 20, CGAR_prim_01v2, whole genome shotgun sequence encodes:
- the LOC128508208 gene encoding stimulated by retinoic acid gene 6 protein-like produces the protein MDPLFSNTSFQEYLFDVVILLLLSFVERRKNHHPFEERFPCLRGKFGIVVPLDFTSCLENRWSYAFAFGATAPLIFGLFFGFINPFPYKLPRYLKVFVYLISSMEVGIVSKPFFACLSTPHKMLGGVLGLLYTLAWFIVQLWEVVWCKKASTLNEEDLFVFSLQYEWLYDAPNLLSLGFLFFRFGFMIVNDVLIRVKKHSNKKEEKKHQYRYVQRLLRRPAEVFMQKSWFQRKVYEWDPYFKFPNRIIATVVLSFLGVYLIVLTEQILSSWCTKMIYGPYFYIFANEPTWTTYLNYAIYTWYVTSVCAAISSVINISHVMVYYRKHIKSLWAGEKQYLPKTFTLRPAVSLAGLLKYPGYQIAFTMWGYLIVHLAMFTAGMVFVYLVISPIRENGFLSWLLDLITFLTNFFIVFTLMKLQRIVIKWVFLQDKTSPHDEEKPLALNNRSTILHRKAFHTFNYYLFFFNVILGLGSCVLRLIRSAIVALFLVSRIERTVMPQGFKKLDASHCTWVGMIITDHHHNNPVLVCFCHLLVKHSLLSVQVDVKPVCSPAFLAKKRAHLRWVLVYTLLRNPKLILLRRKCWNANREELEHAFIWAMTTHRGNKNTIKNL, from the exons GTTGTTATATTGCTATTGCTGTCGTTCGTCGAGCGCAGAAAGAATCATCATCCCTTTGAGGAGAGATTTCCATGCCTGAGAGGCAAATTTGGCATTGTAGT ccCCCTTGACTTCACGAGCTGTCTGGAGAACCGATGGTCCTACGCTTTTGCTTTTGGTGCCACAGCACCTCtgatatttggtttgttttttggctTCATCAATCCTTTTCCATACAAACTACCGCGCTACTTAAAAG TGTTTGTGTACTTGATATCATCTATGGAAGTGGGCATAGTGAGCAAGCCGTTCTTCGCCTGCCTTTCAACACCACACAAAATGCTCGGTGGTGTTCTGGGCCTGCTGTATACACTCGCCtg gTTTATTGTGCAGCTGTGGGAAGTAGTCTGGTGTAAGAAAGCATCTACACTCAATGAGGaggacttgtttgttttttctctgcAGTATGAGTGG ttatATGATGCACCAAATTTACTGTCTTTGGGGTTCCTGTTCTTCCGGTTTGGCTTCATGATAGTGAATGATGTCCTGATCCGCGTGAAGAAACACAGCAATaag aaggaagaaaagaaacatCAGTACAGATATGTACAAAGATTACTGAGGCGGCCTGCTGAAGT GTTTATGCAGAAGAGCTGGTTCCAGAGGAAAGTGTATGAGTGGGACCCATATTTTAAATTCCCAAATAGGATCATCGCCACTGTTGTGCTCTCCTTCCTTGGAGTATAcctg ATTGTGTTAACTGAGCAGATCCTATCTTCATGGTGTACTAAGATGATCTACGGTCCCTATTTTTATATCTTTGCAAATGAGCCAACTTGGACAACTTACCTAAACTATGCAATAT ATACCTGGTACGTCACATCAGTGTGTGCTGCCATCTCATCTGTCATTAACATAAGTCATGTGATGGTCTATTACAG AAAGCACATTAAATCATTGTGGGCTGGAGAGAAACAATATCTGCCGAAGACATTCACACTGAGACCTGCTGTTAGTCTG GCAGGACTTTTGAAATATCCTGGCTATCAGATTGCTTTCACAATGTGGG gttatctGATCGTTCACTTGGCGATGTTCACAGCTGGAATGGTTTTTGTATATCTGGTTATATCACCGATTCGGGAAAACGGCTTCCTCTCCTGGCTGCTCGACCTGATAACCTTTCT GACAAATTTCTTCATTGTGTTCACTCTGATGAAGCTTCAGCGTATTGTAATAAAATGGGTTTTTCTGCAAGACAAAACCTCACCTCATGATGAAGAGAAACCACTGGCACTCAATAACAGGTCTA CCATCCTCCACAGGAAAGCTTTTCACACCTTTAACTACTACCTCTTCTTCTTTAATGTAATCCTGGGCTTGGGGAGCTGTGTGCTGAGGTTAATCAGGAGCGCCATCGTGGCCTTGTTTCTTGTGTCACGTATCGAGCGGACCGTAATGCCTCAGGGCTTCAAGAAATTAGATGCAA GCCACTGTACATGGGTGGGAATGATAATAACGGATCATCATCACAATAATCCAGTTCTGGTGTGTTTCTGCCACCTGCTGGTCAAACACAGCCTGCTGAGTGTTCAAGTAGATGTAAAACCAG TATGTTCACCAGCATTTCTGGCAAAGAAACGAGCTCACCTTCGCTGGGTTCTTGTGTACACCTTGCTGAGGAACCCTAAACTCATCCTGCTGAGGAGGAAATGCTGGAATGCAAACAGGGAGGAGTTAGAGCACGCCTTCATCTGGGCCATGACAACACACAGAGGGAATAAAAACACCATCAA AAACCTGTGA